The DNA window tacactggtacagaaagagatgaacggaatcaccctcttccccacaatctacgaccccgtataggcataaccctcCTGAAACAGGCactactccagattcgtggggtgatccctttaacaAAGGAGTTGAGACGCACTTGAATCGAAAATCTGATGTAATTGTGCAGGAGGGGGCTGATGtgcgcaatttttttcctgttgaaGTGTGCTACTACTCAAACAAAGTGCCCGCACCTCAGTGAACGACTCTTCCAGCGAACACTTAGATCTTTCTATCTGATCGTGGATCAGTCGATTAAATATCATACTCACTTGGAATGCCGTAAAATTCATGTTGCAGAAGTCAGTGTCGCAATGACATACGTAATGTTGTCCTGTTTTAAAACATTCTGGTGTTTTCAACTGAAAGTAATGCTTTTGCTTGTCAGTAGAACAATTTTAAAAGACAATGGTGGACCTACATGCATGCATGTGACTGCGAAAGATGGTCACAAATGGatttttgcggaaaaaaaagaaaacaatcatACTCTTGCAGAAACGaattttcagaaacaaaaCGGAAACTCTATCATTCCTCCTACAAGAAATCCACGTTTTTGCCTGCcactagaagaaaataaaggtaGAGCTTCGCGCAGGAAGTGCGGTATCaatatgacttacttgacttaatcggcgggctgatgtcatcgcctgacacgattacccgcatcttcgccgaggtgtgccgtcgtTGAACACAGCTGTGCCCAAcattctcgatcttctgcggaagaatcaatccattcgtcgctattccatattctgcaaaaccttacgcctcgcctgaactgcctatccacgccgagtgtcctcaggtcctctttcaccaccttagtccgttttcggccaggtggcttgtTCCAGCTCGAACCGGCAAACttctcagaactcgttgaacaaagcgatctgccggtctccttagtatatgaccaaagaagcgaagacgatttactttagccactttcgatggcggtgcaagatgttggtatattccacgtgtcatccgccggtataccacatcaatttctgcgtaaagatcttcattgtggcatacccttgGCCAAAAATAGCCAaatagccgtctaagcagctttcgttccgtgcaatcaagcctctccataaccgttgatggtgctgcccaagtctccgatccgtacatcatgatggggcgagtTGCGGATAGATAGACTTGCAGCTtcacttcgttggtgatgggggccgaccacaggcattttgttaaggagttaaatgcagaagtggcctcagcgcatctttgctgaacatctctctcgcagctgccgttgttcttcagcgtacagcccaggtaacagaactcatcgacgagttctatcggttgtccgtccaccctgatttccGTTCGAGATCTTGAAGAGATCTACATCTGcttacatttatcagggcgtagacgtagtccataggctgcagccagcttcgatacaaggttgacaacatgttgaagttttgtactgctttccgcgaatataacaacatcgtcggcgtactcgaggtcagtcaaggggcaccctgatggtgctaagacaatgtcggcaggacacaggtcgactgttcttcgcataatgtcgtcagtggcgaaattgaacaggaag is part of the Necator americanus strain Aroian chromosome V, whole genome shotgun sequence genome and encodes:
- a CDS encoding hypothetical protein (NECATOR_CHRV.G20856.T2): MMYGSETWAAPSTVMERLDCTERKLLRRLFGYFWPRVCHNEDLYAEIDVVYRRMTRGIYQHLAPPSKVAKVNRLRFFGHILRRPADRFVQRVLRSLPVRAGTSHLAENGLRW
- a CDS encoding hypothetical protein (NECATOR_CHRV.G20857.T1); this encodes MQLAFLDFEDAFDSPHRGRLLNALRAVGVPRKLVRLLDDMNQRTTAAVRTPAGCTTPFVVVTGVGQWAVAGPFLFNFATDDIMRRTVDLCPADIVLAPSGCPLTDLEYADDVVIFAESSTKLQHVVNLVSKLAAAYGLRLRPDKCKQM